In Arthrobacter sp. B3I4, the following proteins share a genomic window:
- the dacB gene encoding D-alanyl-D-alanine carboxypeptidase/D-alanyl-D-alanine-endopeptidase, whose protein sequence is MTPKKGQEGAAPPPGRLGRSLPLLLLMLLVVALAVPAGVAIGPGFLGPARPPGPAPAGPWQLPPATLSTAAGSGSGAGIRPLNAAAPVPDAAALAAQLSATLKADGAGSFSGMVQDAATGEVLFDRSGDEGRAPASNIKLLTAAAALRTLGPDRRFSTRTVAGSTPGTVVLTAGGDVLLGAGDSAPDAVLGHAGLATLARSTVQALQQGGATGPVSVLLDDSLFTGPALSPAWSPEDVAAGEVAPLFPLALNSARFTPGTSTGPRPQDAAMTAAEAFAARLTEAGAAVGIAVAPGVIRGPAPQPAPDGGQAGKVLAAVESATVSQQVDLLLRTSDNYLTEVMGRMVATASGKPASNNGAVAAVLQQLEELGIPAASLHAADLAGLTLDNRVSARQLTAVIRAMTTGPDTRLRSALAGFPVAGLTGTLGSRYSDTSTAGGAGLVRAKTGTLNTVIALSGYVVDADGRLLVFSFIGNGLTPGAAGNKEALDRTASVLAACGCR, encoded by the coding sequence ATGACACCCAAAAAAGGCCAGGAGGGCGCCGCTCCGCCGCCCGGAAGGCTCGGCCGCAGCCTCCCCCTGCTGCTCCTGATGCTGCTGGTCGTCGCCCTCGCCGTCCCCGCGGGCGTGGCGATTGGTCCCGGTTTCCTCGGCCCCGCACGGCCGCCGGGCCCCGCCCCGGCCGGCCCCTGGCAGCTTCCCCCCGCCACCCTGAGCACTGCCGCCGGCAGTGGAAGCGGTGCCGGTATCCGCCCGCTCAACGCCGCGGCTCCGGTGCCCGACGCCGCCGCCCTCGCCGCCCAACTGAGCGCCACTTTGAAGGCCGACGGCGCCGGGTCCTTCAGCGGGATGGTGCAGGACGCGGCCACCGGGGAGGTGCTCTTCGACCGGTCCGGCGACGAGGGCCGCGCCCCGGCCTCCAACATCAAGCTGCTGACTGCCGCCGCAGCCCTGCGCACGCTTGGCCCGGACCGGCGTTTCAGCACCCGGACCGTCGCGGGCAGCACCCCCGGAACCGTTGTCCTGACCGCCGGCGGCGACGTGCTGCTGGGCGCCGGCGACTCGGCTCCGGATGCGGTGCTGGGCCACGCCGGGCTGGCCACGCTCGCCCGGTCCACGGTCCAGGCGCTGCAGCAGGGCGGGGCCACCGGCCCGGTGTCGGTGCTGCTGGATGATTCGCTCTTTACCGGCCCCGCCCTCAGCCCGGCCTGGAGCCCGGAGGACGTGGCCGCTGGCGAGGTGGCCCCGTTGTTCCCGCTGGCCTTGAACTCGGCACGCTTCACGCCCGGAACCAGCACCGGACCCCGGCCGCAGGACGCCGCCATGACCGCCGCGGAGGCCTTTGCAGCCCGGCTTACCGAGGCCGGTGCCGCCGTCGGAATTGCCGTGGCGCCGGGCGTGATCCGGGGGCCGGCCCCCCAGCCGGCCCCGGACGGCGGGCAGGCGGGCAAGGTCCTCGCCGCGGTGGAATCCGCGACCGTCAGCCAGCAGGTGGACCTGCTGCTGCGCACCTCGGACAACTACCTCACCGAGGTGATGGGCCGGATGGTGGCGACGGCGAGCGGCAAACCGGCCAGCAACAACGGCGCGGTCGCCGCGGTGCTGCAGCAGCTCGAGGAGCTGGGAATCCCCGCGGCCTCGCTCCACGCTGCCGATCTTGCCGGGCTGACCCTGGACAACCGCGTCTCGGCCCGGCAGCTTACGGCGGTGATCCGCGCGATGACCACCGGACCCGACACCCGGCTGCGTTCCGCCCTTGCCGGCTTCCCGGTGGCCGGGCTGACCGGAACCCTCGGCAGCCGGTATTCGGACACCAGCACCGCGGGGGGAGCGGGCCTGGTCCGGGCGAAGACCGGGACGTTGAACACCGTGATCGCCCTCAGCGGGTACGTGGTGGACGCCGACGGCCGGTTGCTGGTCTTCTCCTTTATCGGCAACGGCCTCACGCCCGGCGCGGCCGGCAACAAGGAGGCGCTGGACCGGACGGCGTCGGTCCTCGCCGCCTGCGGGTGCCGCTGA
- a CDS encoding inorganic diphosphatase, with amino-acid sequence MKHDVTIEIPKGSRVKYEVDHETGRVRLDRVLFTSMQYPTHYGFFENTLGEDGDPLDALVLLQDFDLHPGVIVEARPIGVFNMTDDGGGDAKVLCVPADARFDHINEISDVSEFLIKEIEHFFTRYKDLEPGKWVKAEGWGDRAAAEAELEASIKRYVPGAGH; translated from the coding sequence ATGAAGCATGACGTGACCATCGAGATCCCCAAGGGATCCCGCGTCAAGTACGAAGTCGACCACGAGACCGGCCGTGTCCGCCTGGACCGCGTCCTGTTCACCTCCATGCAGTACCCGACGCACTACGGGTTCTTCGAGAACACCCTGGGCGAAGACGGCGACCCGCTGGATGCGCTGGTGCTGCTGCAGGACTTCGACCTGCACCCAGGCGTGATCGTCGAGGCCCGCCCGATCGGCGTCTTCAACATGACCGACGATGGCGGCGGGGACGCCAAGGTCCTGTGCGTGCCGGCCGACGCTCGGTTCGACCACATCAACGAGATCAGCGATGTCAGCGAGTTCCTGATCAAGGAAATCGAGCACTTCTTCACGCGGTACAAGGACCTGGAGCCCGGCAAGTGGGTCAAGGCCGAGGGCTGGGGCGACCGCGCGGCCGCCGAAGCCGAGCTCGAAGCCTCGATCAAGCGCTACGTCCCGGGCGCGGGCCACTAA
- the hpt gene encoding hypoxanthine phosphoribosyltransferase, which produces MDSNDVQADLKHVLYSKEQIQSRITELAAEIDRDYEGRDLLIVGVLKGAVMVMADLARALHSHVSMDWMAVSSYGSGTQSSGVVRILKDLDTDLMGKDVLIVEDIIDSGLTLSWLKTNLESRGTASVEICTAFRKPTAAKVQIDVKYVGYDIPNEFVVGYGLDYAEKYRNLDFVGTLAPHVYE; this is translated from the coding sequence GTGGATTCAAACGACGTCCAGGCAGACCTCAAGCACGTTCTCTACTCCAAGGAACAGATCCAGTCCCGCATCACCGAACTCGCAGCCGAGATTGACCGGGACTATGAAGGCCGCGATCTGCTCATCGTCGGCGTGCTCAAGGGGGCGGTGATGGTCATGGCCGACCTTGCCCGCGCGCTGCACAGCCACGTCTCCATGGACTGGATGGCTGTCTCCTCCTACGGCTCCGGCACCCAGTCCTCCGGCGTCGTCCGCATCCTCAAGGACCTCGACACGGACCTGATGGGCAAGGACGTCCTGATCGTCGAAGACATCATCGACTCCGGCCTGACGCTGTCCTGGTTGAAGACCAACCTGGAATCCCGCGGCACCGCGTCCGTGGAAATTTGCACCGCCTTCCGCAAGCCCACCGCCGCGAAGGTCCAGATTGACGTTAAGTACGTCGGTTACGACATCCCCAACGAATTCGTCGTCGGCTACGGCTTGGACTACGCCGAGAAGTACCGCAACCTGGACTTTGTGGGCACCCTCGCCCCGCACGTCTACGAGTAA
- the tilS gene encoding tRNA lysidine(34) synthetase TilS, with protein MLQDALAEAGYPARVLVACSGGPDSLALAAVAAYFARRGHVDGHPVSIGAVVVDHQLQPGSAAVAAAAAVTLQELGLDPILVRKVEVAAAGTGPEAAARDARHAALETAADDTGASAVLLGHTLDDQAEQVLLGLARGSGTRSLAGMRPVRGRLLRPFLGLRRIETLEICGVEGLDPWHDPSNTDVSFARSRTRVEVLPMLEDKLGPGVAESLARTASILQLDADYLEQVADDTFARLQQRTGTEFSQELSLPEAALRELAPAVRFRVIAKAAAAVGGQQPSYQRLLAAEALLRRQGSAGPVELPGGVGVYRLSLAQLLAAEQSEAGQSVAGVPREGARCGKLVFRPQQRPQD; from the coding sequence ATGCTGCAGGATGCGCTCGCCGAGGCAGGGTACCCGGCACGGGTGCTCGTGGCCTGCAGCGGCGGCCCGGATTCGCTGGCACTCGCCGCCGTCGCCGCCTACTTTGCCCGCCGCGGCCACGTGGATGGCCACCCGGTCTCCATCGGCGCCGTCGTCGTGGACCACCAACTCCAGCCCGGATCCGCCGCCGTGGCCGCGGCCGCAGCGGTGACCCTACAGGAGCTGGGTCTCGACCCGATCCTGGTGCGGAAGGTCGAGGTCGCCGCGGCCGGGACCGGCCCGGAAGCTGCCGCCCGGGACGCCCGGCATGCGGCCCTTGAAACGGCCGCGGATGACACCGGTGCGTCGGCGGTGCTGCTGGGCCACACCCTGGACGACCAGGCCGAGCAGGTCCTGCTGGGGCTGGCGCGGGGCTCCGGAACCCGTTCGCTGGCCGGAATGCGGCCCGTCCGCGGCCGTCTGCTGCGGCCGTTCCTAGGCCTGCGCCGGATCGAGACGCTGGAAATCTGCGGCGTCGAAGGCCTGGACCCGTGGCACGATCCGAGCAACACTGACGTTTCTTTTGCCCGGTCCCGGACCCGGGTTGAGGTGCTGCCGATGCTCGAGGACAAGCTCGGCCCCGGGGTGGCCGAATCGTTGGCCCGGACGGCGTCGATCCTGCAGCTTGACGCCGATTACCTGGAACAGGTCGCGGACGACACATTCGCCCGCCTGCAGCAGCGCACCGGCACGGAGTTCAGCCAGGAGCTCAGCCTGCCCGAGGCAGCGCTGCGCGAGCTGGCTCCGGCCGTGCGGTTCCGCGTGATCGCCAAGGCCGCCGCCGCCGTCGGTGGTCAACAGCCCAGCTACCAGCGGCTGCTCGCCGCCGAAGCGCTGCTGCGCCGGCAGGGATCCGCCGGGCCGGTGGAGCTGCCCGGCGGTGTGGGCGTGTACCGGCTCTCACTCGCGCAGCTGCTCGCGGCGGAGCAGTCCGAGGCAGGGCAGTCCGTGGCCGGAGTGCCCCGCGAGGGCGCCCGCTGTGGGAAGCTAGTATTCCGGCCTCAACAGCGGCCCCAAGATTAG
- a CDS encoding zinc-dependent metalloprotease has protein sequence MESSSRATSAETSARAQALINWEMAASTAARLAPAGPSLGSKEIGAAVDNLRLMADISVPHVHDITGLEAARDLRDSSVLVVDRASWAKANTQSFAVMLQPAIEKMLESRHGSVSPSAASVSGAITGSQLGAILAFLSSKVLGQYDPFAALAPNSTAPAAGRLLLVAPNIISVERELNVTPEDFRLWVCLHEQTHRVQFAAAPWLRHHMLDQIESLSEHLLGNVDSIMERAAAAAKSLKDRTAPGSAPGRGAILDLLQDPEERAAISHLTAVMSLLEGHANVVMDAVDASIVPSVKTIRQRFNARGKDRGAVEKFIRSLLGLDAKMRQYSDGSKFVREVVDTVGMPGFNRVWESADHLPTEVEIHDSKVWIDRMGL, from the coding sequence ATGGAGTCCTCTTCGCGCGCCACCTCAGCAGAGACATCAGCCCGGGCCCAGGCCCTGATCAACTGGGAGATGGCGGCGTCCACGGCCGCGCGGCTCGCGCCGGCCGGACCTTCGCTGGGGTCCAAGGAAATCGGCGCGGCCGTCGACAACCTGCGCCTTATGGCCGACATCTCAGTGCCGCACGTGCACGACATCACCGGACTTGAGGCCGCTCGTGACCTCCGCGACTCCTCCGTCCTGGTGGTGGACCGGGCCTCGTGGGCCAAGGCGAATACGCAAAGCTTCGCCGTCATGCTCCAGCCCGCGATCGAAAAAATGCTCGAAAGCCGCCACGGGAGCGTAAGTCCGAGCGCCGCGAGTGTCAGCGGTGCCATCACCGGCAGTCAACTCGGCGCGATTCTCGCCTTCCTCTCCAGCAAGGTCCTGGGACAGTACGACCCCTTTGCTGCGCTGGCCCCCAACTCCACCGCCCCCGCCGCCGGCCGGCTGCTGCTGGTGGCACCGAACATCATTTCGGTCGAACGCGAGCTGAACGTGACGCCCGAGGACTTCCGCCTGTGGGTGTGCCTGCACGAACAAACGCACCGGGTGCAGTTCGCTGCCGCCCCCTGGTTGCGCCACCACATGCTCGACCAGATCGAAAGCCTCAGCGAGCACCTGCTGGGCAACGTCGACTCCATCATGGAACGCGCCGCGGCGGCCGCAAAGTCGCTGAAAGACCGGACCGCTCCAGGGTCGGCCCCGGGCCGCGGCGCCATCCTGGACCTGCTGCAGGACCCGGAGGAACGCGCAGCAATCTCGCACCTCACGGCGGTGATGAGCCTGCTGGAAGGCCACGCGAACGTGGTCATGGACGCGGTGGATGCCAGCATCGTGCCCTCAGTCAAGACCATCCGGCAGCGCTTCAACGCCCGCGGTAAGGACCGCGGCGCCGTCGAGAAGTTCATCCGCAGCCTGCTGGGCCTCGACGCGAAGATGCGGCAGTACAGTGACGGCTCGAAGTTCGTCCGGGAAGTCGTGGACACCGTCGGGATGCCGGGCTTTAACCGGGTTTGGGAGTCTGCGGACCATCTCCCCACCGAGGTCGAAATCCACGACTCGAAAGTCTGGATCGATCGGATGGGGCTCTAG